CGATCCACTTTTTGATTGACCACTTTGGCACCGCCGGGAATGGCTGATCCTGGTCAACACGCGCATACATTGGGCAGATAATATCGGTCGCGGCGGTATTCGCCCCGCCACCTTCATACTGCACCGGGCGCGTCGGATCGGTGGTTTTCAGCCAGCGATAGAGCGCATCGTGGTTCGCGCCATGCCCCGACTCATTTCCCAGCGACCAGATGATGATCGACGGATGATTACGATCGCGTTGCACCATGCGGGTCACGCGTTCGCTCATTGCCGGAAGCCAGAGCGGATCATCAGCGAGACGGCTCATCGGCACCATTCCGTGGGTTTCGATATTGGCCTCATCCACCACATATAAACCGTACTCATCGCACAGCTGATACCACAGCGGGTGGTTGGGATAGTGAGAGCAGCGCACCGCATTAAAGTTATGCTGTTTCATGAGCTCAATATCGCGTCGCATGGTGGCTTCATCTATCGCCTGCCCGTTTTCCGGGTGGTGCTCGTGGCGGTTAACGCCACGGATCAGCAGCGGTTTACCGTTGAGTTTCAGCAAGCCGTTGCTGATTTCAACCTGGCGGAACCCGACATTACAGGCTTCCACCTCCAGTACATTTCCCTGCGCGTCGAGCAGGGTTAGCGTCAGGCGATAAAGATGCGGCGTTTCGGCGCTCCACAACAACGGGGAAGCCACCGGCAACGTGACGCTCAGACGCTCCGCCCAGCATCCGCGTTCATCAACCACTACGCTGCCCGGTGTTTGCTGCGTTTCGGCGATTTTTTCTTCCCCTCGCCATAACGCGAAAGCAACGCGGCAATCGGTAACTTCACCTTCAAGCCGGGCGTTAACCTGTAACTGCCCGTGAGTCAGTTGCGCATTTAGCTGCGTAACGTGGTGAAAATCAGCAATCCGCGTGGCCGGTTTATGTTGCAAAGAGACATCGCGAAAAATGCCGCTCATCCGCCACATATCCTGATCTTCCAGGTAGCTGCCATCGCACCAGCGCAATACCATCACCGCCAGCCGGTTCTCTCCGGCCTTGAGCGCCTGGCTCAAATCAAACTCCGCAGGCAGGCGGCTGTCCTGTGAGTAGCCGATCCATTGCCCGTTACACCACAGATAAAAAGCCGAGTTCACCCCATCAAAAACAATACGGGTTTGCCCGTGCGCCAGTTCTGATTCACTCATTTCAAATGTGAGCGAGTAACAACCTGTCGGATTTTGTTGCGGTACAAACGGGGGATTCACCGGAATCGGGTAAGTGACATTGGTATAAATCGGCGTATCGAAACCCTGCATTTGCCAGTTTGAAGGGACTGGCATTGCCACCGCATCAGAGCAATCTTTGTCGATCCAACCTGCAGATACCGCGTCTGGCGCAGCGAAAAAGCTGAATTGCCAGTAACCATTGAGTAAACGACGTGCGGGCGATGGCGAATTGTCGCGCGCAGAGACTTCATCGCGCCAGCTGCGCATCGGTGCATGCGCGGGTAAACGGTGCCACTGTGTGAGAACCGGGTTTTCCCAGTCGCGGCGGGAGAGAATCGAATTTAACGCGGAAGCGGACATAAAAACCTCATTTTGCGAAGCGCTCACAATTAAAGGAACAATGACGCATTTTTCACCACCGGTAAAGCGGGAAGCAGGATCAAAGCGAAGGCGATCACAAAAGTGTTAACGGCGACCCAGCATCGCGACCTGCTGCGCCAGTTCGTTTAAGCGCCTGGCAAGGGTTTCACCACTCAGTTTCTGTTGCCGGGCTGGCGCGGTGGAGTGTCGCTCGATGAGCATCACCGGCAACCGCGTTTGACCTGTGACATCGCTCCGGGCTGACGGGCTGAGTAGCCAGTCGACGCTTCGCTCCCCGGCCTCTTTAAACGTCTGGCGAATGGTGGTGAGCGGCGGGGAAAACCAGGCGCTGTCGGCGGTATCGTCATAACCCACCACAGAGATCTGCGCCGGTACATCAATTCCTTTCTCGACGCAGGCGCGGATAACGCCAAGCGCCATCTGATCGTTTGCCACCAGCACCGCGTCGGGTAACTGACGGCCCGCGAGCAAACTGTGCGCTTTTTCATAACCGGAAGCCGCGCTCCAGTCACCGTGCGCGCTGGCACAAGGCGTTAGACCCGCCTGCTGAAGTGCCGTCAGCCAACCGGCAAAACGGGTACGCGCGGAAACCGAGGTCTGCGGCCCGCCGAGTAACGCAATCTGACGGTGCCCCTGTGCCAGCAGATGTTCTACGCCAAGCCGCGCACCTTGCATGGCATCAAATACCAGGCTGTTCACCGCCGCCGTCTCGCCAACATCCAGAAACAACACGGGCGTGGGAGCCGCCTGCGCCGCGAGTTGTTGCGCCAGCGCATCATCAAGCGGCACGTTGATCAACACGCCTTCAACGCGCTGCGCCAGCAGTTCCTGTAAGGCAGCCGAGCAACTGGCTGCATCGTGCTGCTCCAGCATGGAGATGATCACACTGGCAGCAGCCTGCCCGGCGCGGGACTTTACCGCCGACGCAATTTGCGATGGCGCATGCAACGCCAGATCGGTTGTCAACAAACCGAGCGTTTTTGTACGTTTACCCGCCAGTTGCTGAGCGCCGCGATTGGGGATGTAATGCAGCTCCGCCATCGCAGCGAGTACTTTCTCACGCGTTCTTGTAGAGACATGCGCCGCATCGTTAATCACGCGCGAAACGGTCTGGTAAGAGACGCCCGCATGGCTGGCGACATCATAAAGAGTGATGGTTTTCATAGCGCTTCCCGGCTGCAAACAGTTTTCCAGTATACCCGGTTTGCAGGTCAGCGCCTGTGAGCGCTTCGGAGAAAAAACCAGACGGGACTAAATACAATCTAAATACAATCTAAATACAATCGAAGAATAATTTGCGGGAAAAGAAATAGCGACGAGCCACAAAAGGCTCGTCGGAAACATCATCCGTAATGTGCATTTGAGATGGTTACGTATTTTTATTATGAAACCACCATCACATTTTTTAATGCAATTAAAATGACAGTTTCATGACAAATACATTACTGCTGGCGTGGAATTGGAAAGCCTTTTATCGAAATAATAAAGCTGTGCCCTTCTTTTTTAATTTTCGCTCCGGCGTCACACCAGTCTGATGCGATGCGAAAAAACTCATCACTTCCGATATTCCAGTCCAGACGAACTTGTTTGACAAAACCTGAGCGTAGCATCTCACAGGCCTCGCCATAGTTGCTGGCGGTTGATAGCAGTTGTTGGCTCATTTTTTCTTCTTCAGAAGTTTACGTAACGCTTTAATTTCTTTAGGAGTTAACGGAGTAGAACTCTCTTCTTCGGTATGCTGGTTATCAATGTCGTCTTCCGATACTCCCGCCTCTTCTGCAGCCTGAAAAGCCAGCAGCAATAGCTTTTCTGTCGCGGTACCGAGATTTTCACTATTTACTTCTGCGTAATGACGAAGTTTCTCTTTTAGCGCTTCATCAATTTTGACGTTTAATACAGCACTGGCCATGATTATCCCTTCTTGTGTGAATAAACATGCTAATTAATACACGAACTTATGGAACTGATCCAGAAATATATTTCAGAATTATAACAACTTAAAAAAACCCCAGATTAATCTGCCTAAGAATTATGACAAAAAGATTAAATTAATATTTCAGTAAAATGACAAATAAACCTGCATAAATAAATATATCGACAATGAAATTTAAATATCCTGCCAGCCTCCTGCGGCTGACAGGTTTCAGCGATAAAGATTATTCCATTCGTCGCGCGTTATCTCCCAAAGCTCTGTGTCCAGTTCTCCGGAGACGTATTGCCCTTTCTCGCAACGAACCAGCCGCATTCCGCTACGTTCAGAAATCTTTTTCGAACGCGCATTCGCCACGGCTTTCGGTGCGCGCAGCACATCGCGATCGAGCACATTGAACCAGTAATCATTCACGGCATGGCAAGCTTCCGTCATATAGCCCTGCCCTTGCCACTCCGGTGCCAGCCAGAAACCGCGGTTATTGTCTGGCGTATTCATTAAGCAAATAACACCCATCAACTCCGCCGGTTCTGATTTGCGACGCAGCGTCCAAAACCAGCCTTCCCCTGCACGGTTTGCCGCCAGCGCAACATTATCGACATAATGCTGCGCGGCACCGTCCGGGTAGGGCCAGGGCACACTGGCAATCAGGTAACGCACAATTTCCCAGCGCGGAAAAATACGCTGTATTTGCGTGGCATCTTCCGATGCCAGCGGCTTGAGAAGAAGTCTTGCGGTTTCGAGCTCGGGTGTTGTCATTGACCATACTCCTTTGCAACGCCAACGGATGTTGTTGCACCAGAATCCCCTACCCGTTTTATAAAGTAAACCGCCCGTTTCACACCAAAATTGAGGGGATGAAGCGCGATGCACTTAATACACAGTTATAGCGCGGGCTCGCTTTGTGGCTCAGGCTTTAGCGTCGGTTTCTGACGAAACCACGGCAGGCAAAGCTGAATCAACGGGCCAATCGCCAGCGCGTAAACCACCGTACCCACGCCAACGGTTCCCCCCAGCAGCCAGCCGATGAACAGCACAGAAACTTCAATCGCCGTGCGGATAGTTCGCACCGACCAGCCGGTGCGCGCATGAATACCGGTCATTAACCCATCGCGCGGCCCGGCACCAAACCCCGCGCCAATGTACATTCCGGTCGCGATGGCATTCACCACCACGGCGCAAACCAGCAAAGTGCCCCGAGCCACCAGCGAATCCAGCACCGGCATCAACGACAGCGCGGCATCGGCGGCAAGGCCTAACACAATCACATTGCTGATCGTTCCCAATCCCGGCCGCTGGCGCAGCGGGATCCACAACAGCAGCACCAGCGCACCGGTCACGATCATCACCGTACCAATATCCAGCGATAACAGTTTCATCACGCCCAGGTGAAAAACGTTCCACGGATCCGCGCCCAGATCCGCGCGCACAAACATGGCGGTAGAAACGCCGTACAGAACCAGGCCTATATAAAGTTGAATTAATCGACGCAGCATTATTTTTCTCCGGTTGTTCAGGCTTTCATTTTTACCGGAAATGGACTTAT
This genomic interval from Kosakonia sacchari SP1 contains the following:
- a CDS encoding beta-galactosidase, yielding MSASALNSILSRRDWENPVLTQWHRLPAHAPMRSWRDEVSARDNSPSPARRLLNGYWQFSFFAAPDAVSAGWIDKDCSDAVAMPVPSNWQMQGFDTPIYTNVTYPIPVNPPFVPQQNPTGCYSLTFEMSESELAHGQTRIVFDGVNSAFYLWCNGQWIGYSQDSRLPAEFDLSQALKAGENRLAVMVLRWCDGSYLEDQDMWRMSGIFRDVSLQHKPATRIADFHHVTQLNAQLTHGQLQVNARLEGEVTDCRVAFALWRGEEKIAETQQTPGSVVVDERGCWAERLSVTLPVASPLLWSAETPHLYRLTLTLLDAQGNVLEVEACNVGFRQVEISNGLLKLNGKPLLIRGVNRHEHHPENGQAIDEATMRRDIELMKQHNFNAVRCSHYPNHPLWYQLCDEYGLYVVDEANIETHGMVPMSRLADDPLWLPAMSERVTRMVQRDRNHPSIIIWSLGNESGHGANHDALYRWLKTTDPTRPVQYEGGGANTAATDIICPMYARVDQDQPFPAVPKWSIKKWIGLPDETRPLILCEYAHAMGNSFGGFAKYWQAFRAAPRLQGGFVWDWVDQALTKKDENGQPFWAYGGDFGDTPNDRQFCMNGLVFPDRTPHPALYEAQRAQQFFQFSLLSTQPLVIEVESEYLFRASDNEYLRWRVERDGEVLAQGETVLDIAPQGKQKIALTLPELHAAPGEVWLNVEVYQRAATRWSAAEHLCAWDQWRLPAPLYIAPREVKGARPRLQMNAQDYTISAGHQRWQFCRQNGNLVQWWRDEQPTLSTPLTDCFARAPLDNDIGISEVTRIDPNAWVERWKAAGMYNLHAQLLYCEAEEGAAEVVIYTGHCWVGAGKTAFISHKRWRIDSHGVLHGDVEVQVATDIPPPARVGLVCQLAEHHAQASWLGLGPYENYPDRKLAARQGLWTLPLAALHTPYIFPGENGLRCDTRMLRYGAHRLDGNFHFSLGRYSDEQLRETTHHHLLREEDGCWLHVDAFHMGVGGDDSWSPSVSAEFILNTDKVRYAFCWRQD
- a CDS encoding LacI family DNA-binding transcriptional regulator produces the protein MKTITLYDVASHAGVSYQTVSRVINDAAHVSTRTREKVLAAMAELHYIPNRGAQQLAGKRTKTLGLLTTDLALHAPSQIASAVKSRAGQAAASVIISMLEQHDAASCSAALQELLAQRVEGVLINVPLDDALAQQLAAQAAPTPVLFLDVGETAAVNSLVFDAMQGARLGVEHLLAQGHRQIALLGGPQTSVSARTRFAGWLTALQQAGLTPCASAHGDWSAASGYEKAHSLLAGRQLPDAVLVANDQMALGVIRACVEKGIDVPAQISVVGYDDTADSAWFSPPLTTIRQTFKEAGERSVDWLLSPSARSDVTGQTRLPVMLIERHSTAPARQQKLSGETLARRLNELAQQVAMLGRR
- a CDS encoding GNAT family N-acetyltransferase gives rise to the protein MTTPELETARLLLKPLASEDATQIQRIFPRWEIVRYLIASVPWPYPDGAAQHYVDNVALAANRAGEGWFWTLRRKSEPAELMGVICLMNTPDNNRGFWLAPEWQGQGYMTEACHAVNDYWFNVLDRDVLRAPKAVANARSKKISERSGMRLVRCEKGQYVSGELDTELWEITRDEWNNLYR
- the yczE gene encoding membrane protein YczE, which gives rise to MLRRLIQLYIGLVLYGVSTAMFVRADLGADPWNVFHLGVMKLLSLDIGTVMIVTGALVLLLWIPLRQRPGLGTISNVIVLGLAADAALSLMPVLDSLVARGTLLVCAVVVNAIATGMYIGAGFGAGPRDGLMTGIHARTGWSVRTIRTAIEVSVLFIGWLLGGTVGVGTVVYALAIGPLIQLCLPWFRQKPTLKPEPQSEPAL